In one Oryza glaberrima chromosome 2, OglaRS2, whole genome shotgun sequence genomic region, the following are encoded:
- the LOC127763089 gene encoding transport inhibitor response 1-like protein: MSTSPSCSSSSPIPQSLTLASTSSSSSSSGMRDAGEGSDSPPSEMSEDGSGGSGDGDGGGGGGDRWMPDLRGGNGGGGGGGGGGGRWAPPDQVLENVLESVLEFLTAARDRNAASLVCRSWYRAEAQTRRELFIGNCYAVSPRRAVERFGGVRAVVLKGKPRFADFSLVPYGWGAYVSPWVAALGPAYPRLERICLKRMTVSNDDLALIAKSFPLFKELSLVCCDGFSTLGLAAIAERCRHLRVLDLIEDYIDEEEDELVDWISKFPESNTSLESLVFDCVSVPFNFEALEALVARSPAMRRLRMNHHVTVEQLRRVMARAPQLTHLGTGAFRSEPGPGGALSVTELATSFAASRSLICLSGFRDVNPEYLPAIHPVCANLTSLNFSFANLTAEEVTPIIRNCVRLRTFWVLDTVGDEGLRAVAETCSDLRELRVFPFDATEDSEGSVSDVGLQAISEGCRKLESILYFCQRMTNAAVIAMSKNCSDLVTFRLCIMGRHRPDRITGEPMDDGFGAIVMNCKKLTRLSVSGLLTDKAFAYIGKYGKLIKTLSVAFAGNSDMSLQSVFEGCTRLQKLEVRDSPFSDKGLLSGLSYFYNMRFLWMNSCRLTMRGCRDVAQQMPDLVVEVMKDHLDDEGEMETVDKLYLYRSLAGARNDAPSFVNIL, from the exons ATGAGCACTTccccctcctgctcctcctcctcgccgatcccccaatccctaaccctagcctccacctcctcctcctcctcatcctccggGATGCGCGATGCGGGGGAGGGGTCGgactcgccgccgtcggagatGTCGGAGGATGGGTCAGGAGGGagcggggacggggacgggggagggggaggcggggaCAGGTGGATGCCGGATCTGAGGGgagggaacggcggcggcggcggaggaggcggagggggagggaggtgggCGCCGCCGGACCAGGTGCTGGAGAACGTGCTGGAGAGCGTGCTGGAGTTCctgacggcggcgcgggaccGGAACGCGGCGTCGCTGGTGTGCCGGTCGTGGTACCGCGCCGAGGCGCAGACGCGGCGGGAGCTGTTCATCGGCAACTGCTACGCggtgtcgccgcgccgcgccgtggaGCGGTTCGGAGGGGTGCGCGCCGTGGTGCTCAAGGGGAAGCCGCGGTTCGCGGACTTCAGCCTCGTGCCCTACGGCTGGGGCGCCTACGTCTCCCCCTGGGTCGCCGCGCTCGGCCCCGCCTACCCGCGCCTCGAGCGCATCTGCCTCAAGCGCATGACCGTCTCCAACGACGACCTCGCGCTCATCGCCAAGTCATTCCCGCTGTTCAAGGAGCTGTCGCTGGTGTGCTGCGATGGGTTCAGCACGCtaggcctcgccgccatcgccgagcgGTGCCG GCATCTCCGTGTGCTGGATCTGATTGAAGACTATattgacgaggaggaggatgagctaGTGGATTGGATCTCCAAGTTCCCGGAGTCCAACACGTCGCTGGAGTCACTTGTGTTTGATTGTGTTAGTGTCCCATTCAACTTTGAGGCCCTGGAGGCGCTTGTTGCACGCTCACCAGCTATGCGTCGGTTGCGAATGAATCACCATGTGACAGTAGAGCAATTGCGCCGTGTAATGGCAAGGGCTCCCCAGCTCACACACCTTGGTACTGGTGCATTCCGTTCTGAGCCAGGCCCTGGTGGTGCTCTGTCTGTTACTGAGCTTGCTACATCTTTTGCGGCATCTAGGTCTCTGATTTGTTTGTCAGGTTTCCGGGATGTCAATCCAGAATACCTCCCAGCAATCCACCCAGTCTGCGCTAATCTCACTTCCCTTAATTTTAGCTTTGCAAACCTAACTGCTGAGGAGGTCACACCGATTATTCGCAACTGCGTCCGTCTTCGCACTTTCTGG GTTCTAGATACAGTGGGTGATGAAGGCCTTCGGGCTGTGGCTGAGACATGCTCAGATCTTCGTGAGCTGCGAGTTTTTCCTTTCGATGCCACTGAGGATTCTGAGGGATCGGTTTCAGATGTTGGTCTTCAGGCAATCTCGGAAGGGTGCCGGAAGCTTGAATCAATTCTCTACTTTTGCCAGCGCATGACAAATGCAGCAGTAATTGCTATGTCCAAGAACTGTTCTGACCTGGTAACATTCCGTCTTTGTATTATGGGGCGACACCGCCCCGATCGGATCACTGGGGAGCCCATGGATGATGGTTTTGGGGCAATTGTGATGAACTGCAAGAAGCTCACTAGACTTTCAGTCTCTGGTCTGCTCACTGATAAGGCGTTTGCATACATTGGAAAATATGGGAAACTAATAAAGACACTGTCTGTTGCCTTCGCTGGAAATAGTGACATGTCTCTCCAATCTGTGTTTGAAGGATGCACTAGGTTGCAAAAGCTTGAGGTCAGAGATAGTCCTTTTAGTGATAAGGGATTGCTCTCTGGCCTGAGCTATTTTTACAACATGAGGTTCTTATGGATGAATTCATGCAGGCTAACCATGAGGGGTTGTAGAGATGTAGCTCAGCAAATGCCTGACTTGGTGGTTGAAGTGATGAAGGATCATCTTGATGATGAAGGGGAGATGGAGACTGTTGATAAACTGTACTTGTATCGATCACTGGCAGGAGCAAGGAATGATGCACCTTCATTTGTCAACATCTTGTAG
- the LOC127763321 gene encoding SNW/SKI-interacting protein A has product MASLKELLPTPKAAASTFYDHSSDPWFKERYGGESAQSDAAAAAAKPSGPAKPVPPYGKRGGFVPRRPEDFGDGGAFPEIHVAQYPLGMGRRDEKGGSKILALTVDAKGSVAFDAVVKQGENASKIVYSKHSDLVPKIATADSEATADDEEYQKQIEETTERTKAALEKVVNVRLSAAQPKNVPTHDSESKFIKYKPSQQSAAFNSGAKERIIRMSEMAQDPLEPPKFKHKRVPRASGSPPVPVMHSPPRPVTVKDQQDWKIPPCISNWKNPKGYTIPLDKRLAADGRGLQEVQINDNFAKLSEALYVAEQKAREAVQMRSKVQRELQLKEKERKEQELRALAQKARMERTGAPPAPTGVPAGGGRGAVDDREEDMDLEQPREQRRESREEREARIERDRIREERRRERERERRLEARDAAMGKKSKLTRDRDRDVSEKIALGMASTGGAKGGEVMYDQRLFNQDKGMDSGFATDDQYNIYSKGLFTAQPTLSTLYRPKKDGDSDVYGDADEQLEKVMKTDRFKPDKGFSGASERSGKRDRPVEFDKQEENDPFGLDQFLTEVKKGKKAVEKIGSGGAMRASGGSSMRDDFEGGGSGRSRINFERGR; this is encoded by the coding sequence ATGGCGTCCCTCAAGGAGCTCCTCCCGACGcccaaggcggcggcgtcgacgttCTACGACCACAGCAGCGACCCGTGGTTCAAGGAGCGGTATGGCGGGGAGTCGGCGCAatccgacgcggcggcggcggcggcgaagccttCGGGCCCCGCCAAGCCCGTGCCGCCGTACGGGAAGCGTGGCGGGTTcgtgccgcggcggccggaggacttcggcgacggcggcgccttcCCGGAGATCCACGTCGCGCAGTACCCGCTCGGCATGGGCCGGCGCGACGAGAAGGGCGGCTCGAAGATCCTCGCGCTCACCGTCGACGCCAAGGGCAGCGTCGCCTTCGACGCCGTCGTGAAGCAGGGTGAGAACGCCTCTAAGATCGTTTACTCAAAGCACAGCGACCTCGTGCCCAAGATTGCCACGGCTGATTCCGAGGCAACCGCGGACGACGAGGAGTACCAGAAACAGATCGAAGAAACCACTGAACGAACTAAAGCTGCCTTGGAGAAGGTTGTCAATGTTCGGCTCTCCGCCGCACAGCCCAAGAATGTGCCGACGCATGATTCAGAGTCAAAGTTTATCAAGTATAAGCCATCGCAGCAATCGGCAGCCTTCAATTCAGGTGCCAAGGAGAGGATTATTAGGATGTCAGAGATGGCTCAGGATCCTCTTGAGCCACCGAAATTCAAGCATAAGCGAGTGCCCCGCGCTTCTGGATCACCGCCTGTCCCAGTGATGCACTCGCCACCACGGCCAGTGACAGTGAAGGACCAGCAAGATTGGAAGATTCCACCATGCATTTCAAATTGGAAAAATCCAAAGGGTTACACCATACCACTCGACAAGAGGTTGGCAGCTGATGGAAGGGGGCTGCAGGAGGTTCAAATTAATGATAACTTTGCAAAGCTCTCTGAAGCACTGTATGTGGCGGAGCAGAAGGCCAGGGAGGCAGTACAGATGCGATCCAAGGTGCAGAGGGAGCTGCAgctgaaggagaaggagaggaaggagcAAGAGCTAAGGGCACTTGCACAGAAGGCGCGCATGGAGAGGACTGGTGCCCCACCTGCACCTACAGGGGTTCCTGCTGGTGGTGGTAGAGGTGCTGTTGATGACAGGGAGGAAGATATGGATTTGGAGCAGCCTCGTGAGCAACGAAGGGAGAGTAGAGAAGAAAGGGAAGCAAGGATTGAGCGTGACAGGATTCGTGAGGAGAGGAGacgtgagagggagagagagaggaggctggaGGCCAGGGATGCCGCAATGGGCAAGAAGAGTAAGCTCACTAGAGACAGGGATCGTGATGTCAGTGAGAAGATTGCCCTGGGCATGGCAAGCACTGGCGGTGCTAAAGGTGGGGAAGTCATGTATGACCAGAGGTTGTTCAACCAGGATAAAGGAATGGACTCTGGGTTTGCTACAGATGATCAGTATAACATCTACTCCAAGGGTCTCTTCACAGCGCAGCCAACGCTATCCACACTTTACAGGCCTAAGAAGGACGGTGATTCTGATGTGTATGGCGATGCAGATGAACAACTGGAGAAGGTTATGAAGACAGATAGGTTCAAACCAGACAAAGGATTTTCTGGTGCTTCAGAGAGGTCTGGAAAGAGAGACAGACCTGTGGAGTTTGATAAACAGGAGGAGAATGATCCCTTCGGTCTTGATCAGTTCTTGACTGAAGTGAAGAAGGGGAAGAAAGCTGTTGAGAAGATTGGAAGCGGAGGAGCCATGAGGGCAAGTGGTGGATCCTCAATGAGAGATGATTTCGAGGGTGGAGGATCTGGGAGGTCCCGCATTAACTTTGAAAGAGGTCGTTGA
- the LOC127764513 gene encoding protein CURVATURE THYLAKOID 1A, chloroplastic-like: MELFVSTVASARATAPLSFASSFHHRRAAPPAVAAAATLRRSNRRLPTRGWRCASAAAPDPVPSEEPASASASTVVVTEDKPDPPPAEEKSEEVAAVSNGGSLETVAAAPVSSGAAEEDGGLDDILSKLDIQVTPTLVLYGSGALVVLWVLSSVVSAIDSIPLVPKVLELIGTGYSIWFTSRYLLFKESRDKLFAKFEDLKERII, translated from the exons atggagctcttcgtctccaccgtcgcctccgcgcgcgccaccgcccccttatccttcgcctcctccttccaccaccgccgcgctgctcctcccgccgtcgccgccgccgccaccctccgccgCAGCAACCGCCGCCTCCCGACTCGAG GATGGCGGtgcgcgagcgcggcggcgccggacccGGTGCCATCGGAGGAgcccgcgtcggcgtcggcgtccaccgtcgtcgtcacgGAGGACAAgcccgatccgccgccggcggaggagaagaGCGAGGAGGTCGCGGCGGTCTCTAATGGCGGGTCTCTGGAgaccgtggcggcggcgccggtgtcgTCGGGGGCagccgaggaggacggcggcttGGATGACATCCTCAGCAAG CTGGACATCCAAGTGACACCAACTCTTGTCCTCTATGGATCCGGTGCTTTGGTTGTCCTATGGGTTCTATCTTCAGTTGTTTCTGCAATCGATTCCATTCCCTTG GTTCCAAAAGTTCTTGAACTCATAGGAACTGGTTACTCAATTTGGTTCACTTCACGGTACCTCCTCTTCAAG GAAAGCAGAGACAAACTGTTTGCGAAATTCGAAGATCTGAAAGAGAGGATTATTTGA
- the LOC127764514 gene encoding uncharacterized protein LOC127764514 isoform X2 — protein MWWEWEEDGEEAARPGEEVPVDFDFISLLCKPKDYYKILEVGYDASEEAIRSSYIRLALKWHPDKKQGEENATSRFQEINEAYQVLSNPAKRREYDKKGILYVQDHNVVDYLNRHKGLILTCNGLGIRHSVW, from the exons atgtggtgggagtgggaggaggacggcgaggaggcggcgcggccgggggAGGAGGTCCCCGTCGACTTCgacttcatctccctcctctgCAAGCCCAAG GATTACTACAAGATTCTGGAAGTGGGATATGATGCGTCGGAAGAGGCGATCAGGTCGAGCTATATACGTCTTGCACTG AAGTGGCACCCTGACAAGAAGCAGGGCGAAGAAAATGCAACCTCCAGATTTCAGGAGATTAATGAAGCATACCAAG TGCTCAGTAATCCAGCCAAAAGGCGAGAGTATGACAAGAAAGGCATTCTTTATGTTCAAGATCATAATGTAGTG GACTATCTGAACCGGCACAAAGGTTTAATCCTTACTTGCAATGGCCTTGGCATAAGGCATTCAGTATGGTGA
- the LOC127764514 gene encoding uncharacterized protein LOC127764514 isoform X1, translated as MWWEWEEDGEEAARPGEEVPVDFDFISLLCKPKDYYKILEVGYDASEEAIRSSYIRLALSRDSTFVMVYTNACLMMSTLFIQKWHPDKKQGEENATSRFQEINEAYQVLSNPAKRREYDKKGILYVQDHNVVDYLNRHKGLILTCNGLGIRHSVW; from the exons atgtggtgggagtgggaggaggacggcgaggaggcggcgcggccgggggAGGAGGTCCCCGTCGACTTCgacttcatctccctcctctgCAAGCCCAAG GATTACTACAAGATTCTGGAAGTGGGATATGATGCGTCGGAAGAGGCGATCAGGTCGAGCTATATACGTCTTGCACTG TCTAGGGATTCCACTTTTGTGATGGTTTACACCAATGCCTGCCTAATGATGTCCACTCTCTTCATTCAGAAGTGGCACCCTGACAAGAAGCAGGGCGAAGAAAATGCAACCTCCAGATTTCAGGAGATTAATGAAGCATACCAAG TGCTCAGTAATCCAGCCAAAAGGCGAGAGTATGACAAGAAAGGCATTCTTTATGTTCAAGATCATAATGTAGTG GACTATCTGAACCGGCACAAAGGTTTAATCCTTACTTGCAATGGCCTTGGCATAAGGCATTCAGTATGGTGA
- the LOC127761609 gene encoding uncharacterized protein LOC127761609, protein MMFTEGLDRDALKWVREGHGGAVHSHDRIDALRAVRGAGGGLGMPPPEKFRSGHLPRAAAPPLRTDDGSVASGSDMEESSDTEVEVCSGRYSVDSSPRREDILRRTAVPQYRYATVPGMPSYYSSDYSDLSSSRDTALPRTKQQQVRRPQAQVGRYVEEEEYSDSAGSSEFSSQVETRSKGVASRGGYASEYSHNGPARREANNAVPKTRMAAAENYSRTAPLNSRTYQQDKYSAHVPAQDNVKSSQMDGLSDVPSAPPIHAYDQEISQVSQNVDANVCDGSTVKKEEYNDDGLEPNLPEKSERSTLNPGHSSKPSSSIPLRVPTFHASLQGPWYSVLAYDACVRLCLHAWARGCMEAPVFLENECTLLRNTFCLQNVLLQSEEELMAKRTSELVSDGVASKPKKTIGKMKVQVRKVRMSVDVPSGCNFSSLPMVKLNSVRYRLSNVQSTLSSGWESVRRIQTLPQLPANSSFSKHSLAYMQASAQYIKQVSGVLKVGVTTLRNSSSYETPQETYSCQLRLKSTPEDDVVPMQPGSGETHVFFPDSLGDDLIIDVSDSKGKPCGRVVAQVATMAEESTDKLRWWSIYREPEHELVGRIQLYIHYTTAADENNTKYGSVAETVAYDIVLEVAMKAQHIQQRNLILHGSWKWLLTEFALYYGVSDAYTKLRYLSYIMDVATPTADWLNLVHDLLLPVLMKTQGTAALSHQENRILGEVEEQIEQTLAMVFENYKSLNESLPSGLVEDFRPPTGLAACALEPAIKLYSLLHDVLSPEAQLRLCGYFQAAARKRSRRYMLETDEYVAGNSEGIRVDLVTFTTAYQKMKSLCCNLRNEIFTDIEIHNQHILPSFVDLPNLAASIYSVELSNRLRAFLVACPPTGPSSPVADLVIATADFQKDLASWNICPIKAGVDAKELFHLYIVLWIEDKRRTLLENCRMDKVKWSGVRTQHMTTPFVDEMYDLLKNTLTEYEVIICRWPEYIFVLENAIADIEKAVIESLEKQYGDVLAPLKDCIAPKKFGLKYVQKLTKRNSVGPYTVPEDLGILLNTMKRLLDVLRPRIESHLKSWSSCMPNGGNSAAIGERLSEVTVTLRAKFRNYMQAVVEKLSENTRMQNTTKLKKIIQDSKELVMESDIRSRMQALKDQLVEAINHVHKVTEVHVFVAICRGFWDRMGQDVLSFLENRKENRAWYKGARVAVSVLDDTFASQMQQLLGNSIQQKELEPPRSIMEVRSILCKDAPQQKNSSFYY, encoded by the exons ATGATGTTCACGGAGGGGCTAGATCGAGACGCCCTCAAGTGGGTTCGTGAG GGCCATGGCGGGGCGGTGCACAGCCACGACCGCATCGACGCGCTCCGCGCGGTGCGCGGCGCCGGGGGCGGCCTCggcatgccgccgccggagaagttCCGGAGCGGGCACCTgcctcgcgcggcggcgccgccgctgcgcacCGACGACGGCAGCGTCGCCTCGGGATCCGACATGGAGGAGTCGTCGGACACCGAGGTCGAGGTGTGCAGCGGCAGATACTCCGTGGACTCGTCGCCCCGCCGCGAGGACATTCTCAGGCGCACGGCCGTGCCCCAGTACCGGTATGCTACGGTTCCCGGGATGCCGAGTTACTACTCGAGCGATTACTCGGATCTGAGCTCGTCGAGAGACACTGCACTGCCAAGGACGAAGCAGCAGCAGGTACGGCGGCCACAGGCACAGGTCGGTAGATAtgttgaggaggaggagtactCGGACTCAGCTGGGAGCTCGGAGTTCTCCAGTCAGGTGGAGACACGGAGCAAAGGTGTGGCCTCGAGGGGTGGGTATGCATCTGAGTACTCTCATAACGGCCCAGCGCGAAGAGAAGCGAACAATGCAGTTCCGAAAACCCGGATGGCAGCTGCAGAGAATTACAGCCGCACTGCACCTTTAAACTCAAGAACATATCAACAGGATAAGTATTCTGCCCATGTCCCTGCTCAAGACAATGTGAAATCTTCTCAAATG GATGGACTCTCTGATGTACCCAGTGCACCGCCAATACATGCTTATGATCAGGAAATAAGCCAAGTTTCTCAAAATGTTGATGCAAATGTATGCGATGGTTCGACTGTCAAAAAAGAGGAATATAATGATGATGGCTTGGAACCTAACTTGCCTGAGAAAAGTGAAAG GAGCACTTTAAATCCTGGGCACAGCAGCAAACCATCTAGTTCAATTCCTCTTCGAGTCCCCACGTTTCATGCCAG TTTGCAAGGGCCCTGGTATTCTGTTCTTGCTTATGATGCTTGTGTTCGCTTGTGCCTTCATGCATGGGCTAGAGGTTGCATGGAAGCTCCTGTTTTTCTGGAAAATGAATGCACACTTCTGCGAAATACATTTTG cctgcAAAATGTGCTTCTACAATCAGAAGAAGAGCTCATGGCAAAACGGACATCTGAGCTTGTTAGCGATGGAGTTGCATCCAAACCCAAGAAAACAATTGGCAAGATGAAGGTTCAAG TGCGGAAAGTCCGGATGTCTGTAGATGTACCATCTGGTTGCAATTTCTCATCATTGCCGATGGTGAAACTAAATTCAGTTCGGTACCGTTTGTCAAATGTACAATCCACACTCTCCTCTGGATGGGAGTCGGTTCGAAGGATCCAAACTTTACCACAGCTACCTGCTAACAGTTCCTTTTCAAAACATAGCTTAGCGTACATGCAAGCAAGTGCTCAGTACATCAAGCAGGTATCTGGTGTGCTAAAAGTTGGCGTGACTACCCTGCGCAACAGCTCATCCTATGAAACACCGCAAG AGACTTACTCTTGCCAATTGAGGCTTAAAAGTACACCTGAAGATGATGTTGTACCGATGCAGCCAGGATCTGGTGAAACACATGTCTT CTTCCCGGATAGCCTTGGAGATGATTTGATCATTGATGTTTCTGATTCAAAAGGAAAGCCCTGTGGACGTGTTGTTGCTCAAGTTGCTACAATGGCAGAGGAATCT ACTGACAAGCTTCGTTGGTGGTCAATATACCGGGAACCTGAGCATGAACTCGTAGGCCGCATACAGCTATACATACACTACACAACTGCTGCAGATGAGAACAACACGAAG TATGGCTCTGTTGCAGAAACTGTGGCTTATGATATTGTTTTGGAAGTTGCAATGAAAGCACAGCACATTCAACAACGGAATCTCatcttgcatggttcctggaaATGGTTGTTGACAGAATTTGCATTGTACTATGGCGTTTCAGATGCCTACACAAAGCTGAG GTATCTCTCTTATATCATGGATGTTGCAACCCCTACTGCTGATTGGCTCAATTTGGTTCATGACCTTTTGTTACCCGTACTAATGAAGACCCAAGGCACTGCTGCATTGAGCCATCAAGAG AACCGCATATTAGGTGAAGTTGAGGAGCAAATTGAGCAAACTTTAGCGATGGTATTTGAGAATTACAAGTCTCTGAATGAATCTTTGCCGTCGGGTTTAGTGGAAGATTTTAGACCTCCAACTGGTTTGGCTGCTTGTGCTCTAGAACCAGCTATAAAGCTTTACAGTCTTCTCCATGATGTATTATCTCCAGAGGCTCAACTCAGATTATGCGGTTATTTCCAG GCTGCTGCCAGGAAACGATCAAGACGATACATGCTTGAGACTGATGAATATGTAGCAGGAAATTCCGAAGGCATAAGAGTGGATCTGGTGACCTTTACAACAGCTTACCAGAAGATGAAATCATTATGCTGTAATCTACGTAATGAAATCTTTACAGACATTGAAATTCATAACCAGCACATACTTCCCAG TTTTGTTGACCTCCCCAATTTAGCTGCGTCCATCTATAGTGTGGAACTCTCAAATAGACTGCGTGCTTTTCTTGTGGCATGCCCTCCAACTGGCCCTTCATCACCTGTTGCTGATTTGGTGATTGCAACTGCTGACTTTCAGAAGGACCTTGCTAGCTGGAATATATG CCCAATTAAAGCCGGTGTTGACGCAAAAGAGCTATTTCATTTGTACATTGTCTTATGGATCGAAGACAAGCGCAGGACGTTGCTGGAAAATTGCAGGATGGATAAG GTTAAATGGTCAGGAGTTAGGACTCAGCATATGACCACACCTTTTGTGGACGAGATGTATGATTTGCTGAAGAATACATTGACAGAGTACGAGGTTATCATTTGCCGATGGCCAGAATACATATTTGTTCTTGAGAAT GCTATTGCGGATATTGAGAAAGCAGTGATAGAGTCTCTTGAAAAACAGTACGGGGATGTTTTGGCTCCACTTAAGGATTGTATTGCCCCAAAGAAATTTGGTCTCAAATATGTGCAGAAACTCACGAAGCGCAATTCAGTTGGCCCCTATACTGTACCTGAAGAT CTGGGCATTCTCCTGAATACAATGAAAAGACTATTAGATGTTTTGCGGCCAAGGATTGAGAGTCATCTGAAGTCATGGAGTTCTTGTATGCCTAATGGAGGAAACTCTGCAGCTATTGGGGAGAGACTTAGTGAAGTTACGGTAACACTGAGGGCCAAATTCCGAAACTACATGCAAGCTGTTGTGGAGAAGCTCTCAGAAAAT actcGCATGCAAAATACTACAAAGCTCAAGAAGATCATTCAGGATTCAAAAGAATTGGTGATGGAGTCAGATATTCGAAGCAGGATGCAAGCGTTGAAGGACCAACTTGTTGAGGCAATAAATCATGTACACAAGGTCACTGAAGTCCATGTGTTTGTAGCTATATGCCGAGGTTTTTGGGACCGAATGGGACAG GATGTCTTGAGTTTCCTGGAGAATCGCAAAGAAAACAGAGCCTGGTACAAAGGCGCACGTGTTGCAGTATCT GTACTGGATGATACATTTGCATCCCAGATGCAGCAGCTGCTGGGTAATTCGATCCAACAGAAGGAGCTGGAACCACCTAGATCCATCATGGAAGTTCGGTCGATCCTCTGCAAAGATGCACCCCAACAGAAGAACTCTAGCTTCTATTACTGA
- the LOC127761610 gene encoding peptidyl-prolyl cis-trans isomerase FKBP12, translating to MGFEKTILKAGTGPKPVKGQKVTVHCTGFGKDNDLAKKFWSTKDAGQEPFSFNIGQGSVIKGWDEGVMTMQVGEVARIQCTPDYAYGASGFPAWGIRPNSVLVFEIEVLSAQ from the exons atggGCTTCGAGAAGACGATCCTGAAAGCCGGCACCGGTCCCAAGCCCGTCAAGGGCCAGAAGGTCACCGTCCACTGCACCGGCTTCG GGAAAGATAATGATCTCGCTAAGAAGTTTTGGAG CACAAAGGACGCAGGCCAGGAGCCATTCAGTTTCAATATAGGCCAGGGTTCGGTGATCAAAG GATGGGACGAGGGAGTTATGACCATGCAAGTGGGTGAAGTTGCTCGTATTCAG TGCACCCCGGATTATGCGTATGGAGCTAGTGGGTTTCCGGCCTGGGGAATTCGACCAAACTCAGTGCTGGTGTTCGAGATTGAGGTTCTTAGCGCCCAGTAA
- the LOC127763216 gene encoding uncharacterized protein LOC127763216 — protein MPDGCVVIRLPDPRVLRVIARSVLLAVALLSLAWLRDAEAPAGDALQVGLLLRDLRREGLLAPGARAVFLGAVDGDCHHHPPALDGDDTRRITPRELLTTGDLSVDFVLDFGYFDKDGDRVGLVDRVLKDGGIFAAPIGSASAFRLPPNYRVVYIRRFTETFVGIKKIARVGGDNGIAGARTGMAATTPALKEGVLAFSAQTADTALAELKNFRRKLLLPHITGASAAHAHQAWLKLRHRPVIAVDFPAMWNVNKLQPAHPLVLQDKAVHGAQQQQLNRSVRLNPSTGY, from the coding sequence ATGCCGGACGGCTGCGTGGTGATCCGCCTCCCGGACCCGCGCGTCCTCCGCGTGATCGCGCGCTCGgtgctcctcgccgtcgcgctgctCTCCCTGGCCTGGCTCCGCGATGCCGAGGCCCCCGCCGGGGACGCGCTCCAGGTGGGGCTCCTGCTCCGCGACCTCCGCCGCGAGGGCCTGCTCGCccccggcgcgcgcgccgtcttcctcggcgccgtcgatggagactgccaccaccaccctcccgccctcgacggcgacgacacgcGACGCATCACGCCGCGGGAGTTGCTGACGACGGGGGACCTGTCCGTCGACTTCGTGCTGGATTTCGGCTACTTCGACAAGGACGGCGACAGGGTTGGCCTCGTCGACAGGGTGCTCAAGGATGGCGGCATCTTTGCCGCCCCAATTGGCTCGGCGAGCGCGTTCCGCTTGCCGCCGAACTACCGCGTGGTTTACATCCGTCGGTTCACCGAGACTTTCGTCGGGATCAAGAAGATTgcccgcgtcggcggcgacaatGGGATTGCCGGCGCCAGAACAGGGATGGCAGCGACGACTCCTGCTCTGAAGGAAGGAGTTCTTGCGTTTTCTGCTCAAACAGCTGACACTGCCCTCGCTGAACTCAAGAACTTCAGGAGGAAGCTCTTACTGCCTCACATCACTGGAGCATCAGCGGCTCACGCGCATCAAGCGTGGCTAAAATTGCGTCATCGTCCAGTGATTGCAGTTGATTTCCCAGCAATGTGGAATGTGAATAAGCTGCAGCCAGCACATCCTCTCGTCCTTCAGGATAAGGCTGTTCATGGAGCGCAACAGCAGCAGCTCAACAGGAGCGTGAGACTGAACCCATCTACAGGATATTGA